The Petrocella atlantisensis genome has a window encoding:
- a CDS encoding DUF1905 domain-containing protein yields the protein MSIVFDSKLEIIESYYIIRIPSTSSEKLPSRGMVMIEGILNGVAFHTPVEPDGKGSHWFKLDENLIKDVEVSAGDTVSLSIEPVSDWYEPDMPEDFMIAIHEAGLIDRWKEITPKAKWDWLRFIRSTKNPSTHQRRIEVACSKLQKGDTRPCCFDRSRCTIMDVSKSGILLD from the coding sequence ATGAGTATCGTTTTTGATTCAAAACTTGAAATAATTGAATCCTACTATATCATAAGAATTCCTTCGACTTCTAGTGAAAAGCTCCCTTCCCGTGGCATGGTCATGATTGAGGGGATTCTTAATGGGGTAGCTTTTCATACACCAGTTGAACCGGACGGTAAAGGAAGTCATTGGTTTAAATTAGATGAAAACTTGATCAAAGATGTGGAAGTATCCGCTGGTGATACAGTATCTTTAAGCATTGAGCCGGTCAGTGATTGGTATGAACCTGATATGCCTGAGGATTTTATGATAGCCATTCATGAAGCAGGCCTAATCGACCGTTGGAAGGAGATTACGCCCAAAGCAAAATGGGATTGGTTGCGCTTTATTCGTTCAACAAAGAACCCATCGACCCATCAAAGAAGAATTGAGGTAGCATGCTCAAAATTGCAAAAAGGAGATACAAGACCTTGCTGTTTTGACAGAAGCCGTTGCACCATTATGGATGTATCCAAATCCGGCATATTATTGGATTAG